One window from the genome of Candidatus Eisenbacteria bacterium encodes:
- the ugpC gene encoding sn-glycerol-3-phosphate ABC transporter ATP-binding protein UgpC, which translates to MPSVELRKLGKTYGRGQKAVEGVDLLIHDGEFLVLVGPSGCGKSTVLRMVAGLEDVSEGQVRIGDRVVNDVAPKDRDVAMVFQNYALYPHMSVFDNMAFGLRRRRMAEAEVRSKVEETAEVLGLSGYLRRRPRELSGGERQRVALGRAMVRKPQVFLFDEPLSNLDAKLRVQMRAEIKRLHQRVGATMIYVTHDQVEAMTLGDRIAVMSKGHLMQCADPFTLYTAPANQFVAGFIGSPPINFIGATVAADGSSLDAGGVRIALEGPSRAAVGGLHGRAITIGIRPEDLHLEPRPDAAAIPATAEVREPLGNETLVHWTSPAGGLVSRVPGQSAPAVGERATLYCPLARIHLFDPATEASRTGASPAAPAAAANAP; encoded by the coding sequence ATGCCCTCCGTCGAACTGCGCAAGCTCGGCAAGACCTACGGCCGCGGCCAGAAGGCCGTGGAGGGCGTGGACCTGCTGATCCACGACGGCGAGTTCCTGGTGCTCGTGGGGCCGTCGGGTTGCGGGAAGTCCACGGTGCTGCGCATGGTCGCCGGGCTCGAGGACGTCTCGGAAGGGCAGGTTCGGATCGGCGACCGGGTGGTGAACGACGTCGCGCCCAAGGATCGGGACGTGGCCATGGTGTTTCAGAACTACGCGCTCTACCCGCACATGAGCGTGTTCGACAACATGGCGTTCGGGCTCCGCCGGCGGCGGATGGCGGAGGCCGAGGTTCGCAGCAAGGTCGAGGAAACGGCCGAGGTGCTCGGGCTCTCGGGCTACCTGCGGCGTCGGCCGCGCGAACTGTCGGGCGGCGAGCGCCAGCGGGTCGCACTCGGCCGCGCGATGGTGCGCAAACCGCAGGTCTTCCTGTTCGACGAGCCGCTCTCGAACCTCGACGCCAAGCTGCGAGTGCAGATGCGCGCCGAGATCAAGCGCCTGCACCAGCGTGTCGGCGCGACGATGATCTACGTGACGCACGACCAGGTCGAGGCCATGACGCTGGGCGACCGGATCGCGGTCATGAGCAAGGGCCACCTCATGCAGTGCGCGGATCCGTTCACGCTTTACACCGCCCCCGCGAACCAGTTCGTCGCCGGCTTCATCGGCAGCCCGCCCATCAACTTCATCGGCGCCACGGTCGCGGCCGACGGTTCGTCGCTCGATGCGGGCGGCGTGCGGATCGCGCTGGAAGGCCCGTCGCGCGCGGCGGTCGGCGGCCTGCACGGCCGCGCGATCACGATCGGCATCCGCCCCGAGGATCTGCACCTCGAGCCCCGTCCCGATGCGGCGGCGATTCCCGCGACGGCCGAGGTGCGCGAGCCGCTGGGCAACGAGACCCTCGTGCACTGGACCTCGCCCGCGGGCGGCCTGGTCTCGCGTGTTCCCGGACAGTCGGCTCCGGCGGTGGGCGAACGGGCCACCCTGTACTGCCCGCTGGCCAGGATCCACCTGTTCGATCCGGCCACCGAGGCCTCACGGACCGGCGCTTCGCCGGCGGCCCCGGCGGCAGCCGCGAACGCGCCGTAG
- a CDS encoding MBL fold metallo-hydrolase encodes MPTLQLGEWTVHTIESGFLWLDGGSMFGSVPKPLWSRTNPADERNRIRLAMRCLLMIGHGRRVLVDVGLGDKFDAKLRDIYRVEPGPRLEDSLAAVGVAPAEVTDVVLTHLHFDHAGGATARTDGRLVPRLPNARWYVQRRNWENAHDPNPRERASYLPENFDPLEESGVLELWEGAVQPWPGVEMIPAEGHTRGQQLVRVEGGGQVVYFVADLIPTAAHVRIPFVMGYDVAAIETMTEKRELLARASAEHTWIVLEHDPDVALGRPIADGADFTWEERVSAAASATAG; translated from the coding sequence ATGCCGACGCTTCAGCTGGGCGAATGGACGGTGCACACGATCGAGAGCGGCTTCCTGTGGCTGGACGGCGGCTCCATGTTCGGTTCCGTGCCCAAGCCGCTGTGGAGCCGCACGAACCCGGCCGACGAGCGCAATCGCATCCGGCTCGCGATGCGCTGCCTGCTGATGATCGGGCATGGCCGCCGCGTGCTGGTGGACGTCGGTCTCGGCGACAAGTTCGACGCGAAGCTTCGCGACATCTACCGCGTCGAGCCCGGGCCCCGGCTCGAGGACTCGCTCGCCGCGGTGGGGGTTGCGCCCGCGGAGGTCACGGACGTCGTGCTCACGCACCTGCACTTCGATCACGCCGGCGGCGCGACGGCCCGGACGGACGGCCGGCTCGTGCCGCGCCTCCCGAACGCCCGCTGGTACGTGCAGCGACGCAACTGGGAGAACGCGCACGACCCGAACCCGCGGGAGCGTGCCTCGTACCTGCCGGAGAACTTCGATCCGCTCGAGGAGTCCGGCGTGCTCGAACTGTGGGAGGGCGCCGTCCAACCCTGGCCGGGCGTCGAGATGATCCCCGCCGAAGGCCACACGCGCGGCCAGCAACTGGTTCGTGTCGAAGGGGGCGGGCAGGTCGTCTACTTCGTCGCCGACCTCATTCCGACCGCCGCGCATGTCCGCATTCCCTTCGTCATGGGCTACGACGTGGCGGCGATCGAGACGATGACCGAGAAGCGGGAGCTGCTCGCCCGCGCCTCGGCGGAGCATACGTGGATCGTGCTCGAGCACGATCCGGACGTGGCGCTGGGCCGCCCGATCGCCGACGGCGCCGACTTCACGTGGGAAGAGCGCGTGTCCGCGGCCGCTTCCGCCACCGCCGGCTGA
- the lpdA gene encoding dihydrolipoyl dehydrogenase, whose amino-acid sequence MSETVFDLVVIGSGPGGYVAAIRAAQLGMKTACVEKYATLGGTCLNVGCIPSKALLDSSEHFHLARHGFAQHGIRATVELDLPAMMKRKDGVVRDLTRGVEGLFRKHGIERVAGTARIASPAAVMVANGTDVRTLNTRRILIATGSKASSLPGIEFDGRRIVHSTDALTLPSVPARLVVVGAGAIGLELGSVWRRLGSEVLVLEYLDRITPGMDAGSAKLLQRALERQGVKFRFGVSAKSASLEGEEVRVEVAPATGGESVTERCDVLLVAVGRRPYTDGLGLEQAGVRKDARGRIEVDDHWRTNVPGVWAIGDVIHGPMLAHKAEEEGAACVERMNGLAGHVAYGAIPSVVYTWPEFASVGLTEEAARAAGREVAIGVFPFLANGRARALGEKDGQVKLVADAQTDRLLGAHIVGPRASDLIAELVLAIELGASAEDVARTVHAHPTLPEAVKQAALAVAGRPIHI is encoded by the coding sequence ATGAGCGAAACGGTGTTCGACCTCGTCGTCATCGGTTCCGGCCCGGGCGGCTACGTCGCCGCCATCCGCGCCGCGCAGCTCGGAATGAAGACCGCCTGCGTCGAGAAGTACGCGACCCTCGGCGGAACGTGCCTGAACGTCGGCTGCATCCCGAGCAAGGCGCTGCTGGATTCGAGCGAACATTTCCACCTCGCGCGCCATGGCTTCGCGCAGCACGGGATCCGCGCCACCGTCGAGCTCGACCTGCCGGCCATGATGAAGCGCAAGGACGGCGTCGTACGCGACCTGACGCGCGGCGTCGAGGGGCTGTTCCGCAAGCACGGGATCGAGCGGGTCGCCGGCACCGCGCGGATCGCGTCCCCGGCAGCGGTCATGGTCGCGAACGGGACGGATGTCCGGACGCTGAACACCCGCCGCATCCTGATCGCGACGGGCAGCAAGGCCTCGTCGCTGCCCGGGATCGAGTTCGACGGCCGGCGGATCGTGCATTCGACCGACGCGCTGACCCTGCCCAGCGTGCCGGCGCGGCTGGTGGTCGTGGGGGCCGGCGCGATCGGCCTCGAGCTGGGATCGGTGTGGCGCCGGCTCGGCAGCGAGGTGCTCGTCCTCGAATACCTCGACCGCATCACGCCCGGCATGGACGCGGGAAGCGCCAAGCTGCTGCAACGCGCCCTCGAGCGCCAGGGCGTGAAGTTCCGCTTCGGCGTCTCGGCGAAATCCGCTTCCCTCGAAGGCGAGGAGGTTCGCGTCGAGGTCGCGCCCGCCACGGGGGGCGAATCGGTCACGGAACGCTGCGACGTGCTTCTGGTCGCCGTCGGCCGCCGGCCGTACACGGATGGCCTCGGGCTCGAGCAGGCCGGCGTTCGCAAGGACGCACGCGGGCGAATCGAGGTGGACGACCATTGGCGCACGAACGTGCCGGGCGTGTGGGCCATCGGGGACGTGATCCACGGGCCGATGCTCGCGCACAAGGCGGAGGAGGAGGGCGCCGCCTGCGTCGAGCGGATGAACGGCCTCGCCGGGCATGTCGCGTACGGGGCCATCCCGAGCGTCGTCTACACGTGGCCGGAGTTCGCGTCGGTCGGGTTGACCGAGGAGGCCGCCCGTGCGGCCGGCCGCGAGGTCGCCATCGGAGTCTTCCCGTTCCTGGCCAACGGCCGCGCCCGCGCGCTGGGGGAGAAGGACGGGCAGGTCAAACTCGTCGCCGACGCGCAAACGGACCGGCTGCTCGGCGCGCACATCGTCGGGCCGAGGGCGAGCGACCTGATCGCCGAACTGGTGCTCGCGATCGAGCTGGGCGCGAGCGCCGAGGATGTCGCCCGCACGGTGCATGCCCATCCGACGCTGCCCGAGGCCGTGAAGCAAGCGGCGCTCGCCGTGGCCGGGAGGCCCATCCACATCTAG
- the odhB gene encoding 2-oxoglutarate dehydrogenase complex dihydrolipoyllysine-residue succinyltransferase translates to MSVEIRVPRLAESISEAVLVEWLKDDGAAVRVDEPVATLETDKAAVEIVADTSGVLRHARKVGETVQVGDELGRIEAGGVSAPPSAAVASAPEAAPPAVAAAGPAAAPAKDTTLSPAVRRIVEERGLDPAALQGTGPGGRVLKEDALRAAASAPAARAAVPQPPPAGSAPWAAPDSAPAVAPRPAAPEPATPPAALETPAPGSDERIVPMSRIRARIAEKLVRAQQTAAILTTFNEVDMSRVMESRARWKDAFEKKHGVRLGLMSYFGRACIEALEDVPAVNAEIRGSDIVYHDVVHLGIAASTPRGLVVPVVRNAERLDFAGLEREIARLAGRARDGILTPQELSGGTFTITNGGVFGSLLSTPILNPPQSGILGMHKIEKRAVVVDDSVVVRPMMYLALSYDHRLIDGEQAVTFLVRVKERLEDPERLMLAV, encoded by the coding sequence GTGAGCGTCGAGATCCGGGTACCGAGACTGGCCGAGTCCATCTCCGAGGCGGTGCTCGTGGAATGGCTGAAGGACGACGGCGCCGCCGTGCGCGTGGACGAGCCGGTCGCGACGCTCGAGACCGACAAGGCGGCGGTCGAAATCGTCGCGGACACCTCCGGCGTGCTTCGCCACGCACGGAAGGTCGGCGAAACCGTGCAGGTCGGGGACGAACTCGGCCGGATCGAAGCTGGCGGGGTCTCGGCCCCGCCCTCCGCGGCGGTCGCGTCAGCGCCAGAGGCCGCCCCGCCGGCCGTCGCGGCCGCGGGCCCCGCGGCGGCGCCCGCGAAGGACACGACGCTCTCGCCGGCGGTCCGAAGAATCGTCGAGGAGCGCGGGCTCGATCCGGCCGCGCTGCAGGGCACAGGTCCCGGCGGCCGCGTGCTCAAGGAAGACGCGCTGCGTGCCGCGGCGTCCGCCCCGGCGGCGCGCGCGGCCGTGCCGCAACCGCCACCGGCCGGTTCCGCGCCCTGGGCCGCGCCCGATTCGGCGCCGGCGGTCGCTCCGCGGCCGGCAGCGCCGGAGCCGGCGACGCCTCCCGCCGCGCTCGAAACTCCCGCGCCCGGCTCGGACGAGCGCATCGTGCCGATGAGCCGGATTCGCGCGCGCATCGCCGAGAAGCTGGTGCGCGCCCAGCAGACGGCGGCGATCCTCACCACCTTCAACGAGGTGGACATGTCGCGCGTGATGGAATCGCGGGCGCGCTGGAAGGACGCATTCGAGAAGAAGCACGGCGTGCGCCTCGGGCTGATGAGCTACTTCGGCCGGGCGTGCATCGAGGCCCTCGAGGACGTGCCGGCGGTCAACGCCGAGATCCGCGGCAGCGACATCGTCTATCACGACGTCGTGCACCTCGGCATCGCGGCGAGCACGCCGAGGGGCCTGGTCGTTCCGGTCGTGCGCAACGCCGAGCGGCTCGACTTCGCCGGCCTCGAGCGCGAGATCGCGCGCCTGGCCGGCCGCGCCCGGGACGGCATCCTCACGCCGCAGGAACTCTCGGGGGGCACGTTCACGATCACCAACGGCGGCGTCTTCGGATCCCTGCTTTCGACGCCGATCCTGAATCCACCGCAGAGCGGCATCCTCGGCATGCACAAGATCGAGAAGCGGGCGGTGGTGGTGGACGACTCCGTGGTCGTGCGGCCGATGATGTACCTGGCGCTCTCCTACGACCACCGCCTGATCGACGGCGAGCAGGCCGTGACGTTCCTCGTGCGCGTGAAGGAGCGCCTCGAGGATCCCGAGCGGCTGATGCTGGCGGTCTGA
- a CDS encoding GspH/FimT family pseudopilin produces the protein MDGFSLMELMIVLVVAGIIFAIGLPAFGSYRNSLALKQVRTNLLEDLRSARQYAVSRRSPVYVIFGNPPATTNITSYQIYVDKNANGVLDTDERLYRRNLPSTTQLLSVSVSPQPDTLVFDISGILWPGSNGGTLVFANQRGNSDTLQVSAAGIAYRP, from the coding sequence ATGGATGGATTCAGCCTCATGGAGCTCATGATCGTGCTGGTCGTCGCGGGGATCATCTTCGCGATCGGCCTGCCCGCGTTCGGGAGCTACCGGAACTCGCTCGCGCTCAAGCAGGTGAGGACGAACCTGCTCGAGGACCTGCGGAGCGCCCGGCAGTACGCCGTCTCGAGGCGCTCCCCGGTCTACGTCATCTTCGGCAACCCCCCGGCCACCACCAACATCACCAGCTACCAGATCTACGTGGACAAGAACGCCAACGGCGTCCTCGACACCGACGAGCGCCTTTACCGGCGCAACCTGCCTTCGACCACGCAGCTCCTCAGCGTCTCCGTCTCTCCGCAACCCGACACGCTGGTGTTCGACATCAGCGGGATCCTCTGGCCGGGTTCGAACGGCGGAACGCTCGTGTTCGCCAATCAGCGCGGCAACAGCGACACGCTCCAGGTCTCCGCCGCGGGAATCGCGTACCGGCCATGA
- a CDS encoding DedA family protein: MFHQLFALWMKLSLDWGYLGVFLLMAIESTVFPLPSELVVPPAAYWAQQGHLSFWGVVAASTLGSWFGATLSYGFAAWLGRPAILRYGRYFFVPEKKWLLAESWILRYSAAGVFFARLLPVVRHLVSLPAGAARMNFRIFSLMTLAGSFVWSVVLAWFGARVLGGEPRLLNEPDALMHVLKAKLLWFVGAAALLLVLYVVVDLLGRRMKEKGTAPEA, from the coding sequence ATGTTCCACCAGCTGTTCGCCCTGTGGATGAAGCTGTCGCTCGACTGGGGCTACCTGGGCGTCTTCCTGCTCATGGCGATCGAGTCCACGGTCTTTCCGCTGCCCAGCGAACTGGTCGTCCCGCCCGCCGCGTACTGGGCGCAGCAGGGGCACCTGTCCTTCTGGGGTGTCGTCGCCGCCTCGACACTGGGTTCGTGGTTCGGGGCGACGCTCTCCTACGGCTTCGCCGCCTGGCTCGGCCGTCCCGCGATTCTCAGATATGGCCGCTACTTCTTCGTGCCGGAGAAGAAGTGGCTACTCGCCGAGAGCTGGATTCTGCGCTACTCGGCGGCGGGGGTTTTCTTCGCGCGATTGCTGCCGGTGGTGCGCCACCTGGTTTCCCTTCCCGCCGGGGCGGCGAGGATGAACTTCAGGATCTTCTCGCTGATGACGCTGGCCGGATCGTTCGTCTGGTCCGTCGTCCTCGCCTGGTTCGGCGCGCGCGTCCTCGGCGGCGAACCCCGGCTGCTCAACGAGCCCGACGCGCTGATGCACGTGCTCAAGGCGAAGCTGCTGTGGTTCGTGGGCGCGGCCGCGCTGCTGCTGGTCCTGTACGTCGTCGTGGATCTCCTGGGACGGCGCATGAAGGAGAAGGGAACCGCGCCCGAAGCGTGA
- a CDS encoding type II secretion system protein produces the protein MRSRVPTPAAAVHGFGLIELLVTLTVLGGVLGMVFLALTGSQNQSTRVTKVAEERQMARTAVQLLEREVRMSGSGWGRTVVRSGGGADLQAINFGYGGPTSPDSIVLLGAWQSATTLTANMLDENSALTVASVAGINVDDLVLITDKQSQRAHLFQVTGVNTGTNTLLHANTSSYNTGHTNWPPSPGYGSGSYLYKVTMSSYVYDSTSFRKPCVVRYEPGQPRQVVAYDVSGFRVWYQLQDGTWTRDPVDLNMVDKIIPVVFTRVDDARYGTLRDSVWASIRPRTF, from the coding sequence ATGCGGTCCCGTGTCCCGACCCCCGCGGCGGCCGTTCACGGCTTCGGCCTGATCGAGCTGCTCGTGACGCTGACCGTGCTGGGCGGCGTGCTCGGCATGGTGTTTCTCGCCCTCACCGGTTCGCAGAACCAGAGCACCCGCGTGACCAAGGTCGCCGAGGAGCGGCAGATGGCGCGCACCGCCGTGCAGCTCCTCGAGCGTGAGGTTCGCATGTCGGGCTCGGGCTGGGGTCGCACGGTCGTCCGCTCCGGCGGCGGCGCGGACCTGCAGGCCATCAACTTCGGTTACGGCGGCCCGACCAGTCCGGACTCGATCGTCCTGCTCGGCGCCTGGCAGTCCGCGACGACCCTGACGGCGAACATGCTCGACGAAAACTCGGCGCTGACCGTCGCCAGCGTGGCCGGCATCAACGTAGACGATCTCGTGCTCATCACCGACAAGCAGAGTCAGCGCGCGCACCTGTTCCAGGTGACCGGTGTCAACACCGGCACCAACACGCTGCTGCACGCCAACACGTCGTCCTACAACACCGGCCACACGAACTGGCCGCCCTCGCCCGGATACGGCTCGGGCTCGTACCTGTACAAGGTCACGATGTCCAGCTACGTGTACGACTCGACGAGCTTCCGCAAACCGTGCGTGGTTCGCTACGAGCCCGGCCAGCCTCGCCAGGTCGTCGCCTACGACGTCAGCGGCTTCCGCGTCTGGTACCAGCTCCAGGACGGCACGTGGACCCGCGATCCCGTCGACCTGAACATGGTGGACAAGATCATTCCCGTGGTTTTCACCCGGGTGGACGACGCCCGGTACGGCACCCTGCGCGACAGCGTGTGGGCTTCGATCCGCCCACGCACGTTCTAG
- a CDS encoding prepilin-type N-terminal cleavage/methylation domain-containing protein — protein sequence MNERLRSRRPAGLRNPRAGFTLIEVMVALVIFAVGVLSLGLVVPAATKRVTKAGVQTRASALAAERAETLLTTPYGHDDLLSGAHTDPENPVDSTYYVRWTVTDDAPIAGCKRVVVSVSKNSVGAKAEAAVTIVCPQSGG from the coding sequence ATGAACGAACGACTCCGCTCCCGTCGCCCAGCAGGACTCCGCAACCCTCGCGCGGGCTTCACGCTCATCGAGGTCATGGTCGCGCTGGTGATCTTCGCCGTCGGCGTGCTGTCGCTCGGCCTCGTCGTCCCGGCCGCGACCAAGCGCGTCACCAAGGCCGGCGTGCAGACTCGCGCGTCGGCGCTCGCCGCCGAAAGGGCCGAGACCCTGCTGACCACGCCCTATGGTCACGACGATCTGCTCTCGGGCGCCCACACGGACCCGGAAAACCCGGTGGACAGCACCTACTACGTGAGGTGGACCGTCACGGACGACGCGCCGATCGCCGGGTGCAAGCGCGTCGTGGTGAGCGTCTCGAAGAACAGTGTCGGCGCCAAGGCCGAAGCCGCGGTCACGATCGTGTGCCCGCAGTCGGGAGGTTGA
- a CDS encoding 2-oxoglutarate dehydrogenase E1 component, which yields MSRPLDFVLRANADYIDAQHSRWQADPASVPPEWALFFAGVEVGARRDRGEATAQTTSEGGAQGVIHAYREFGHLVARLDPLGSGPQQHPFLELAAHGLSEADLDRPVSGAPFLGEFGGTLRQLIEALRSTYCGTLAVEYMDISDPARREWLADQIERGLNRPRPTPGERVRILRALLAADGFEHFLHARYTGQKRFSLEGAASLIPMFESLTVEAGLLGVETLRMGMPHRGRLNFLANILKKPLEEIFSEFEGSFLPEDVQGHGDVKYHLGYSSSMPLPNGRSIALSLCYNPSHLEFVNPVVLGSLRAKQQVAGDTTRTRGVPVLIHGDAAFAGEGIVAETLALAQLPAYVTGGTIHVIVNNQVGFTTSPEYSRPTRYPTAIARALDAPVFHVNGDDPEACVRAMSLALAWRMRFQRDVFIDLVCYRLHGHNEMDDPTFTQPVMYKAIAEHVPAARRYAGRLVAEGVLDSATLEKIESELAATFRAAHRKATSDPVPPNRGNPAGLWRGLEWAGEDWSADTRVPRATLEQILHGLTNLPEDFRPHRKIAQLAVDRRKMLLEDRVDWSLGESLAYGSLLLEGRNVRLSGQDSGRGTFTHRHAMLHDAEDGRRWVPLQHLAPEQGRFEIVDTMLSEAAVLGFEYGYSTADPHTLVIWEAQFGDFANAAQVIVDQFVASGEAKWGRMSGLTLYLPHGYEGQGPEHSSARLERFLELCADRNMQVCNLTTPAQLFHALRRQLHRRFRKPLVLMSPKSLLRHKLAVSRVEEFERGAFQVVIDDPRTDVAAVTRALIVSGKLYYALLEARAAGKREDVAILRLEQLYPFPGDELKAALARYPNLKEVRWVQEEPANMGGWRAMRHRIDGVRPAGTDFRRISRPAASSPATGYYGMHQQQEQQLLAEAFGATVVDRDSEGRPARAMKGARP from the coding sequence ATGTCGCGGCCACTCGATTTCGTCCTGCGTGCCAACGCCGACTACATCGACGCGCAGCACTCGCGCTGGCAGGCCGATCCCGCGTCGGTTCCGCCCGAGTGGGCGCTGTTTTTCGCGGGCGTCGAGGTCGGCGCCCGGCGTGACCGAGGCGAGGCGACTGCCCAGACCACGTCCGAGGGGGGCGCCCAGGGGGTGATCCACGCCTACCGCGAGTTCGGCCACCTGGTGGCCCGGCTCGATCCCCTGGGCTCGGGTCCTCAGCAGCACCCGTTCCTGGAGCTCGCGGCGCACGGGCTCTCGGAGGCCGATCTCGATCGGCCCGTCTCCGGGGCACCGTTCCTCGGAGAGTTCGGCGGCACGCTGCGCCAGCTGATCGAGGCGCTGCGTTCGACCTACTGCGGAACCCTGGCGGTCGAATACATGGACATCTCGGATCCGGCGCGTCGCGAGTGGCTGGCGGACCAGATCGAGCGCGGGCTCAACCGCCCCCGACCCACCCCGGGAGAAAGGGTCCGCATCCTTCGCGCGCTGCTGGCGGCCGACGGGTTCGAACACTTCCTGCACGCCCGCTATACCGGTCAGAAGCGCTTCTCGCTCGAGGGCGCCGCGAGCCTGATTCCGATGTTCGAGTCGCTGACGGTCGAGGCCGGGCTGCTGGGCGTCGAGACGCTGCGGATGGGCATGCCGCATCGCGGCCGGCTCAACTTCCTCGCGAACATCCTGAAGAAGCCGCTCGAGGAAATCTTCAGCGAGTTCGAGGGCAGCTTCCTGCCCGAGGACGTCCAGGGGCATGGCGACGTGAAGTACCACCTCGGCTACTCGTCGAGCATGCCGCTGCCGAACGGCCGCAGCATCGCGCTGTCGCTGTGCTACAACCCCAGCCATCTGGAGTTCGTCAACCCGGTCGTGCTCGGATCGCTGCGCGCCAAGCAGCAGGTGGCGGGGGACACCACGCGCACCCGCGGCGTGCCGGTGCTGATTCACGGCGACGCCGCCTTCGCGGGCGAAGGCATCGTCGCCGAGACCCTGGCGCTCGCGCAGCTGCCGGCCTACGTCACCGGCGGCACGATCCACGTCATCGTCAACAATCAGGTGGGCTTCACGACCTCGCCGGAGTACTCGCGCCCGACCCGTTATCCGACGGCGATCGCACGGGCGCTGGACGCGCCGGTGTTCCACGTCAACGGCGACGACCCGGAGGCCTGCGTGCGCGCGATGTCGCTCGCCCTCGCATGGCGCATGCGCTTCCAGCGCGACGTGTTCATTGATCTCGTGTGCTATCGCCTGCACGGGCACAACGAGATGGACGATCCGACCTTCACCCAGCCGGTCATGTACAAGGCCATCGCCGAACACGTGCCGGCCGCCCGCCGCTATGCCGGGCGGCTGGTCGCCGAGGGCGTGCTCGATTCCGCCACGCTCGAGAAGATCGAGTCCGAACTCGCCGCCACGTTCCGTGCCGCGCACCGCAAGGCGACCAGCGATCCCGTGCCCCCGAACCGCGGAAATCCGGCGGGCCTGTGGCGCGGGCTGGAGTGGGCGGGTGAGGACTGGAGCGCCGACACGCGCGTGCCGCGGGCCACTCTGGAGCAGATTCTGCACGGGCTGACGAACCTGCCGGAGGACTTCCGGCCCCACCGCAAGATCGCGCAGCTTGCCGTGGACCGCCGGAAGATGCTCCTCGAGGACCGGGTGGACTGGTCGCTCGGGGAGTCGCTCGCCTACGGCTCGCTGCTGCTCGAGGGCCGGAACGTCCGGCTCTCGGGACAGGATTCGGGGCGGGGCACGTTCACGCACCGCCATGCGATGCTGCACGACGCCGAGGATGGCCGCCGGTGGGTGCCACTGCAGCACCTCGCGCCGGAGCAGGGACGTTTCGAGATCGTGGACACGATGCTCAGCGAAGCGGCCGTGCTCGGCTTCGAATACGGTTACAGCACGGCCGACCCCCACACGCTGGTGATCTGGGAGGCGCAGTTCGGGGACTTCGCCAACGCCGCCCAGGTCATCGTGGACCAGTTCGTGGCGAGCGGCGAGGCCAAGTGGGGCCGCATGTCGGGCCTGACGCTGTACCTGCCGCACGGCTACGAAGGGCAGGGACCGGAGCATTCCAGCGCGCGGCTCGAGCGGTTCCTGGAGCTGTGCGCCGATCGCAACATGCAGGTGTGCAACCTGACGACGCCCGCACAGCTGTTCCACGCCCTGCGCCGCCAGCTGCACCGGCGCTTCCGCAAGCCGCTGGTCCTGATGAGCCCCAAGAGCCTGCTCCGGCACAAGCTCGCGGTCTCGCGCGTGGAGGAGTTCGAGCGCGGGGCGTTCCAGGTCGTGATCGACGATCCGCGAACCGACGTCGCGGCCGTGACGCGCGCGCTGATCGTTTCGGGCAAGCTCTACTACGCGCTGCTCGAAGCACGGGCGGCGGGCAAACGCGAGGACGTCGCGATCCTGCGGCTCGAGCAGCTCTATCCCTTCCCCGGCGACGAACTCAAGGCGGCGCTCGCGCGCTACCCGAACCTCAAGGAGGTCCGCTGGGTTCAGGAGGAGCCGGCCAACATGGGGGGCTGGCGGGCGATGCGCCACCGCATTGACGGCGTCCGTCCGGCGGGCACGGACTTCCGGCGCATCTCGCGCCCGGCGGCGTCCTCGCCGGCGACTGGCTACTACGGAATGCACCAGCAACAGGAGCAGCAGCTCCTCGCCGAGGCCTTTGGCGCCACCGTCGTGGATCGCGACTCCGAAGGGCGCCCGGCACGGGCGATGAAGGGAGCAAGGCCGTGA